One Gossypium hirsutum isolate 1008001.06 chromosome A08, Gossypium_hirsutum_v2.1, whole genome shotgun sequence genomic window, TCCCATTCTAAGAAGGACCCCCACCctattaataataaaactagaaACAGAGAATAGCACTAAGTACTTGAAacattttttttgggggggcttATTTTTCCACATCTTAGCTTTTGCTGCTTCTATAATCTATATACACAACAGTAGAGAGGCAGGGGGAGTGTGATAAATGCCGGCACTTTTCGCGGAAAAGAGGTTGCACATTCTCACACGTTTCCTTTTGTATCTGTGGGGTAACATAGTAGGGTAAATATATATCTTTTGTATATGGGCTATGGTTAATATTCTATGATTAGACCTCCCATTGGGGATCGATGGGGAATCCCTTTTCTTCGTTTCGCAGTTCGGGAATTCACTGAAGTTGGAGGCGGTGTCGAAGGACTAAAGCTTCgcattttgttgttgttgttcatAAGCTTTCCATGGCTACTGCTGCTGCTGTATGAATCCTCAGAATCTGAGGCCATGGCTAAGTGTCTCTTCTTCTTCTGGAAATTCTTGGATGTGCCAACAATCTGGAATTTCATACAAGtcaaacaaattttaatttatcatttcaaacataaatgtgCAAAAGGTATAGCTGACCAAAAACACATTTTGcttggaaaaaagaaaagaagagtcaTAAATTCACCAAAAAGAAATTAAGCTAATTTTGACCATTTAGGTTTTGATTGGAAAAAAACTCCTCTTTTTTTTTCAGCTACCAAACAGCACCATTGACTACCAAAAAACTAATTTTATAACAACAAATAAATGAAGAAATGATATATACCTTGCAACCAAGAGAACAGAAGCGAAATGAGTCGACAAGGCTACGGTCACAGACCTCACAGGTATTGGTGACACCTTTTCCAGGCCTTGGCTGAGGCCTCTCATTGATGAAAACCACCTTAGCACTGTTGATAACATAAGTCTGGATTCCAGATATGTCCAGGTATTTCTGTATCTCAGATACCCTTATCACATCATGGTATGAAGACCTCCTAATCTGTCCGAAACATAGCAATTTCACATTAGtaactccaaattaaaatttgggttgtgtttttgttttgggggggggggtcGGTAATGAATGACCTCTAACAGACAATCCCGTGAGAATTTCGTGAGTTTTATCTGTCAAGCAATGCAAAATCCGATAACACTTGTTTCACAATAAAAACATTTGGCTTTGCTGTTACAAACGGAGGACAAAACTGGGGAATTTCCTGAAGTTGCTGCcaaagcttcttcttcttctttttacacAAAAACAGAGAAATGGCCTTGGAAATTAAGTCAATGCCTGCTTGGATGTAGAGAAAATGTCTAAAaaataagagagagagagagagagaggcgAATATGGCGGCGTGTAAAAGTACAAACACCTGCCCTGGAATAAGATTAAAGCTTTAACCTTTTCAGTACATTTTAGAAAAACAGAACAAAAAACAAGTCGATCAAGTGATACGATTTAgattaaaattgaaaacaaactcaATCGAGAAAGGACAAAGAACCAAATCCCAGAATTGGAAACCTGAATGACAGAAAAGAGGACTGAAACGATAGGATTCCCCTTGAATCCCATTAAAGGAAattacacaaattttaaaaataaaaataaaaagaggtaAAACAGTTAGTGTCGAAAacgaaagagaaaaaaaacaaaccAAGATGAAGACAATTGAATAGCAAAAGAGGAAATGCAAAAATGAAGGGAAAAATGACCAAACCTGAATGTAACGATGATCCTTGTGATAAGCTAAGCAGAAAGAACAGAGAGCGCCGTTCATACAATCTAAGCAGTACATATTGCATTCGCTCTTGTGAGAATCAGCATGAAGCTTGCATTGAACAAAGAAATGCTCTCTTAACAAAGGTTTCAGCCATGGAGGCCACCTGTTGTCTTCTTCATCAGGCCCACCAGCTCCCTGTCAAAACCAACATTTCATTAACACACATTTCAAATGAATACCCAGATCAAGAATCCAACATAAAAAGAAATTAGGATTTGTTGAGAATGGAGATACCATGATTCTTCTGTTTTTGGGCTTGATTTCACGGACAGTGGGTTCTTGATTATCGATCGCCAGCTTGAAGtaattgaaagaaaacaacagGGGAAAACTCAAAAGAGTAATGAGTCTGTTTTAACGTTTCAGTGAGAAGCAGAGGAGGCAAAACAGAGAGAGCGAGAGCGAGAAATAAAGCATAGAAAAGGGAAGGGAGGGTGGTTCTTATCTAAGCAAAGTCCACATCCGAACCTAAATCCGAAGCTAAGGTCTCGATGAGAGATGCGTTGGGTGCACGGAACCTACCTCctcctttcctttttatttccatTTCGTTTTCACTCGCACTCTttctttaatcaatttttttaaaaaaaccccattaattttagcttttttttttaagaaatacatatttttgtattttcatattatataattatttaaagaaatttgTAATAATAGAATAAGTCTTTCtctatttataatttcatacattcttataaattgcaaaataattGAGATATTTATAAATACTAGTTAAGGTGTGATTTATATATCCAACAAAAAAGAGCtgttatttacaaatatatataattaatacattacctttttcactgcactaatttttttttcttaatttggtaaatgaataaattgttgaTGAATGCTTTTATAAGTACAGCTACTACCAATATTTTATACCAAAATCTTATtcaactttaaataaaaatatttttaaataaattatcaaaatttaaacttttttttagaatacattataaaaagttatttaaatctactacaaaaaaaataaaataaagaaattaaaagaagaattttaaaattcaaaagtttataaacattttaaatatgaaattaaacaatattttaaaactaattcataacatttatttaaacataaagacagtcaaaattttaaaataaatgtatttttttttaaagaaaagattaaaactaCTTATTGCCTCAACGTTGTTAGTGAGATAATTAGTTTGAAtataaatttgtgaaattatgtttgtttttcttttgactaaatgtatattttcttaataaaattattgttgaatttggattgtctaatttccttttattgatattattccaaaataaaaattgaatgagTAACATAAATAAATGGTAAATGAAgacatattttttagaaaaagagaAACTAATTTCTCTCAATTTTACGTATTTAAATAGCTTTCCTAATTTTACTGTAATTTCAATTTTACCCTACTCCTAATACCAACATTTATCACCTCAATCCAATTTCCAAAACACCTGTCGCTCGTTGCTACTACCAATTTCCCAAATTATTATTGTTGATGGTAAGACCCGggaaataaatttaacattaaatttatattaaatttttatcatagcgatttatttttaataatatttatagcttCTCCTCAACTTTTAAATAGGAGGATGATGCGCTTTAACGCACTCAAACCTACGTCCCCCTACACTGACAATAAAATCAAtatcaatcgagttaaaacttagtcaatatattttgatatttttttaaatcataagccaaataaggtgaattttattattatttttttaaacatgtgAAAGTGGTACTCATTTTTCTCGTCTTTAATGATTTTGGTCCAACTTTATATTCAACAataactaaaattacaagaaagagAGGAGAAAAACTCACAGATCAACCGCTTTCTCATATCAATTCCAGGACTTTGCAAACTACCAGGAAATTCATTTTCTCTCAAGgtaaacaaatttttatttttattttcaattaatcatCTTACtctctttttagtttttttattccaCACTCAAAATACAATCGCATAATGATGTGCTTTTATTTTGATATTGGAAATAAACAATAGAAATATAAACATGAGTTCTATACACAAATTATAGGTGGTTTAGCTTTTAAGTCTTAACCTCAACCTTAGCTTCGATGTCCACCTCTACCTTAAGCTCAACCACGCCCATGTTGCCCAACTTCTACACCTATATCGCACTAGGATTGTAAGTTTCTCTTCTCCTTATTGGCCTCTTGAGGCAAGTTGGACATGGGTTTCTATGTTCCACAATTTGTGAAATTGGATATTGAATTTGATATACAGCATTATATTTCGCCGGATATAGATATGTTTTACGGTCAACCCTAAATCATTTTATATAAATAGTAGATGCTACAAAATTATCATCCTCAATCAATGTAACTTATGACCCATGTTAAAGACAATTAGTCTAATGTGCAATGTGCTTAACAAACCTAATGGCCCAATTATGCTCCGAACCTTAAGACAAACCTATTGGATGATAGGCATCTATGTTCTCTAGATCTATTAAAATTTCTTGAACCATCCTAAAATTTGATCATATTGATGTCAGTTAATGcaacaaaatgaataaaaacgGCATACACACATTAAAAATACAGTTGCCCACACATTTCTCTGGCAATAGTATAATTGCAATCACTTCCACTTGACAAAACATCCACACAAATTGTAATATgagtttatattaataaatgtaaataaaCTAAACAAgacaaattaccaaaatattttatttaccataAATAAATGCTTGTATCGCTAAGAAATCATCCTTATAGTAAGTCGAATGATCACAATGCTCAAACcaactattaaaatatataatgttagtataaatataaaacatttagaaTGTAATAGATTGTATAAAATATGTAACTACTTTTACCATATAGCAAGGGGGAAACTAAGATTCTAGGAAGGGATAAGTGTAATCCATGGTACTTGGTACCACTTCCACGATTGTAAAATTATAAGGCAACTATTTACTTCATTGTGCTCGATTTTACATGTCTTGCATAGCATGTTGTATCGACATGCTAAAATGATAGAACTTTAATTGTATGTaccaaatattttgaaatttaataataattaaaggtaCACGATATGAATTAATTTGCTAGACTTTTGTGGCATTAACACAGTTTTGGTCAACTAGAGCATGATGCTCAATATCTTCGGGTGTTGGATTATGTTAGAGATGCTCAAAGGAGGTCTTCAACCATTTTAACTTAATTTGAAGCCCTTGAAAATTAGACGTAAGGTTGATACTTGTTTCAAATGCTCGACAGAGGGCCTACCCTAGACTATCCACTAAAGGGCTCATCAACAACACTATATCTTCCAACATTATTGTTGGTTCGTTGCATGAGAGATGAAACATATTGATCTGGAGTCTCAATCACTCAATCAGAGTAGATATAAATGACTAAATGAAAGTAAGTTTCTCAAATTAGATAGTGTGATAAGAACCAGCTTGCATTAACTAAGGAATTATTCTCTTATTTGCCATACTTTTTCCCATATTATTCCAAGCTCGAGCCACAAGAGAATATTCCAATGTTGTTGCATTCTTAGCAACTTGTCCTTGTTTAGATCTCAATGCGTAGGCAACCTTTACGGTAGGAATGGGAATTAGAGTTTAGAAATATTTACATATGTAGGATAGTATACAATGTAGAAGGGGATTTGTTTTAGTTTTATGTAGAAAAGCAATAAGTTGGATTGCctatttataagttttaaaattaggGTTCTACTAAAATTTTCAATAGAATCTCAACACCCATAGGTGACAAAGTCAATTTAAAATtcgtttaaatttatttaaattatgatatatgtttttttaaatctcAAAAAGAACTTTACATATACTAGGTTGAGCTTTTGtttaaatattatcaaattttataaattaaattatactattacatgttaaaatttaaatatttttaaaagaactcAATCCGGTTGGCGTTGAAGTGTTGTAATTATTACAAAATGATTACCTTGATTTTAATAGGGTGTGAGAAACTCGACAATTCATTAAACTTCTTTGAACTTAACATGTAATTctccaaaaaaaaacatattctGAAAAAGAACTTTTGATAAaacatattatattaaataacaaAAAGACCCACCAATATCGAGTTAGAAAATAAGGTTAGGTTTCATAGTTCAATTTACCTATAAGGatacatttgaaatttatatataattaagggCAAAATTTGAAATAGTTGATGGATTTTgaaccaatccatttcaaatgTAGAGTTTTTTCTTTTGAACAATATAGAATATTTTTGGTATTTGCTTGCCCCCTTTTGCCTCAATTTGATATTTTGAATTTACTATCTTACtcttatatcatttttaaaatgataaaatgtaaatatatattatatatttttaattggaTGAGGACCGAAACCTGACTTCGTGATTAAATGATAAGGTGAAAAATTACCACACCTAATAATTGAAATATTCATAGATTATTCTTCCAATCTATATGTCAAATGTTTAATATGAGaacaaagataaaaataaaatgtgtgaATGATTCCGCTCTACATTATATTTTCTTTATCAATAAAAGGAAAAATGAGTTTTCTGAAaatcaaaatcatttaaaattggtTTATAGATGTTGATGTGAGTTATAGTTTGTAGGGTAGAATAGGTTTaaacttttatttgtttttttatgctAAGCATTTATTCTTGGGATATGTTTTTCAATCATTATCTAATGTAAGAATAGGATGCTCAATGCCAATAATAAAAAAGGACAGTAAATTCAAATATTCTACCTCCAACCTTGTCCATGTATTTATAAATTAACCACAATGAATTAATGAGgattttgttgaatattggcaatatcccacattaggaaaagatagaaagggagggggtttggtttgttatatatagaacccctccccctttggttgaatcatcccaaaatcttctcctttgtaatatttctagaagaaatattgatttggtagtgtccgaggacgtaaggctaaattggccgaacctcgttaaatctctggtattttatttcttatttgtttgcttatatttaatagctttatgttggttatatttatttagttattattgctataaatatctaagtgagttctgtctagttgttgggttttaagcgggaccatttgtgacccctccaatttaactgggaattttcttagtataattgttggcataataattatctaaatatttctgataatattgttattaatattatcgtcgcttccgcaacaattggtatcagagccaaggttttgtagtatgctctgtgtttgcaccttagtctgatcttacacatcagaaacatttcctaaagcttgtgggtattctgcatttggtggctattaagtagaagctatggcaaaaatgacagaagaaaaaccatccatatcaacaacttccacttcgtacattttgccgaggattggaactgcaaatacgagatttgtagtggaaatttttgatggaacaggtcatttcggcatgtggcaaaatgagcttctagatgccctctttcaacagggtctagatattgccattgaggaagaaaaaccagaaggggttgatgataaagaatggaagaccatcaaccgattggcatgtggtacaattcgatcatgtctttccagagagcaaaagtatacattcagtaaagagacttctgcaagtaaattgtggaaagcattggaggagaaattcttgaagaagaacagtcaaaataagttgcatatgaagaaaagactgtttcgtttcaattatgttcctggtaccacgatgaacgagcacattaccaattttaatcagctggtggctgatttgttgaatttggatgtgacttttgaagacgaagacttggcgttaatgttgttgggatcgcttcctgaggagtttgagtaccttgaaactactctacttcatggaaaatcggaagtaactttcaatgaagtaactgctgcattgtatagctatgaactacgccgaaaggataagttgaaaggttcaggtgaagcagcagtggaagcattggtaacaagaggtcgtcagcaaagtcagtctaagaggaagagaagaaagtccaaaggtcgagctgttgccaaagatgaatgttcttttggcaaagaaaaaggacattggaagaaagattgtccaaaattgaagaaaaaagggaagactccgcaagatgcaaatgttgcagaatgcaatagtgaagcagagtcagacttttctcttagtatgacatcttcaacattatatgcagatgagtggatcatggattctggttgttcctatcatatgtgtcccattcgggaatggttctttgaatttcaaaaactagatgaaggggttgtttacatgggtaatgataacacatgtaaaatagccgggataggttcaattaaactgaggagtcatgatggatctactagaattttgcgggatgtacgatatgtcccaaagttgaagaagaatctcatctctttggggtcgttagaatctaaaggcctagttgtgacaatacgagatggagttcttaaagcaacttcaggagcattggtgatgttgaaaggcataagaaagaacaatctgtattactaccaatgtAGTACaatggtcgggacaacagcagcagcaattacgagtaccaagaaggacgctgaggcaacacagctgtggcatatgcgtttgggccatgctggtgaaagatccttgcaaactctagccaagcaaggattattgaaaggtacaaagacttgcaaacttgaattttgcgagcattgtgttctgggaaaacaacgaagggtgaaatttggcactgggattcacaatactaaaggtattctggattatgtgcattctgatgtatggggaccgtccaagactccatcacttggaggaagacgttattttgtcacctttattgatgatttttccagacgagtttgggtgtttcctatgaagaacaaagatgaggtgcttgaagttttccttaagtggaaaactaaagttgaaaatcagacaggaaggaagattaaggttctccgatcagacaacggtggagaatataaaagcaatcctttcctgaagatatgccaagattgtggcatagtaaggcacttcaccgtaggtggaacaccgcaacagaatggggtggcagagcgtatgaatcgaacgcttgtggagaaagttcgatgtatgttatctaatgctggattagatagaaagttttggactgaggctgtgacgtacgctcaacatctcatcaatcatttgccatcatctgctataaatggcaagactcctttggagaaatggtatggaaaacctgctactgattatgacaccttgcgcatttttggttctattgcatattatcatgtgaaagaatcaaagttagatccaagagcaaagaaggctctattcatgggcttcaatgctggtgttaagggatatcgtttgtggtgtctagaggcaaagaagacgataatcagtagggatgttacctttcatgaatctgccatgttgaataaggtaaatccagaaggagtgagtagtacttcgcagcaggtggagtgtactccgcagcaggtggagtttgagcagagtgtggtaatgccagcagaaggtaccactagtgattcttcattggcagatgcagagtcagatgaggaagaggtttctacccaataacctcaacagcaatcagagccaattgcagtcagaaggcagagacgagaaattcagaaaccagctcgtttcactgacatggtagcttatgcacttccagttgttgataatattccatccacttacaccgaagccattcagagtttagagaataatagatggttaggtgcaatggaagaggaaatgcaatctctagagaaaaacaagacgtggaagttggcacaactaccaaaagggaagaagtcgattggttgcaaatgggtattTGCAAAGAAAGAAGGATTTCCCGACAAAGAAGATGTTCGTTACAAGGCAAGGTtagtagctaaaggctacgctcagaaggagggaattgactataatgaggtattttctccagttgttaaacattcctccattagaattttgttggccttggtagcgcagttgaatttggagctagctcaacttgatgtgaagaccgcgtttctACACGGTGATTTGaaggaggaaatctatatgactcagccagatggatacAGGGTTGCTGGTAAAGAAAATTGGGTGTGTAAACTTAGCAAATCGTTGtacggattgaaacaatctccgagacAATGGTACAAACGATTTGACAGGTTCATAAAGGACCAGAAGTACAAAAGAAGCAAATACGATCATTGTGTGTATTTGCGCAAGCTTCAAGATAGTTCCTACATCTacttactcttgtatgttgatgatatgctgattgCAGCAAAGAGCCAAATGGAGATTGATagactgaaggctcagttgagtaaagagtttgagatgaaggatttaggggaagctaagaagattctcggcatggaaataactCGGGATAGAAAGAGGGGCAAACTTTGGCTGTCACAAAAACAGTATTTGGAGAAGGTACTACAACGTTTCGGTATGTCTGAAggtacaaaacctgtaagtaccccagTTGCTCctcattttaaactaagtaaccAGTTATCTCCAACGACTAAGGAAGAACGAGAGTacatggcaaaagtcccatatgcaaATGCAGTTggaagcttgatgtatgcaatggtatgtACGAGACCAGATATTTCACAGGCTGTTAGTGTTGTTAGCAGGTACATGCATGATCCGGGCAGGggtcattggcaagctgtgaaatggattctgcAGTATCTCCAAAATACCATAGATGTCGGATTGGCATTCGAGCAGGATGAATCATTTGGTCAATGCATAGTTGGATATTGTGATTCTAATTATGCAGGTGATTTGGATAAGCGACGGTCTACAActggctatttgtttactttagCGAAAGCGCCAGTTAGTTGGaaatctaccttacagtctacggTGGCTTTGTCTACAACAGAGGCAGAGTATATGGCAATTACAGAGGCTGTGAAGGAAGCAATTTGGCTTCATGGATTGCTTAAAGACTTGGAAGTTGGTCAGAAACAACTTAAGGTATATtctgacagtcagagtgctattcatttagcaaagaatcaagttttTTATGCACGAACGAAGCACATAGACGTTCgctatcactttgtgcgggaaattcTCGAAGAAGAGGAGATACTTCTCCAAAAGATTCACACTACggagaatcctgcagatatgctGACTAAGGTGGTTACAAGGGCCAAGTTTGAACATTGTTTAGACTTGATCAATGTCCGACACATTTGATATGGCGTCGTTGgcgcaaatttgaagacactattgaagtttgtgttatgagaagatgttcgaagatgtagaatatcgccaaggtggagatttgttgaatattggcaatatcccacattaggaaaagatagaaagggagggggtttggtttgttatatatagaacccctccccctttggttgaatcatcccaaaatcttctcctttgtaatatttctagaagaaatattgatttggtagtgtccgaagacgtaagctaaattggccgaacctcgttaaatctctggtattttatttcttatttgtttgcttatatttaatagctttatgttggttatatttatttagttattattgctataaatatctaagtgagttctgtctagttgttgggttttaagcgggaccatttgtgacccctccaatttaactgggaattttcttagtataattgttggcataataattatctaaatatttctgataatattgttattaatattatcgtcgcttccgcaacagattttacatatttttttaattataatatttcaaattaattttagaatagataattatttattttgtgtaaaaaaaattttatcaatataaataatattttaaatcaatataatataaatataattatattaataaaattttaagtttattttaattatacttaATAATGATTACTTTAATATGACTTCAAAACAGCATGCCAATGGGAGATCCTCGGGATTCAATTGGGATGATCGATAAAGATCCCCCCCGTTGAGATTTTCATATCTtcctaaaatttcacaaaattttcacaagatTTCTTCCTAAAACTaaccctttcattttttttttccaaaaaaaaaaaagaagaaaaggaaatcCCACTttgttctatatatatatattgacacACTGTTGCAACGAAATTTACTTGAACATGACCCAATGACCATGAAATATACTAGATTTTTGTAAATAAACAATTACAGTATTACTCAATATAGCAAATTAGTAAAAAGAAATTAAGTTTCCACAAAAGCATTAGCTAAATTTACTATCCATAAAAGGACaactttattttacaattaataattagatttgattaaagatgatTTGTATTAAATACAAAGTTTAAAGTCACCACACACTGCACACACTCATTCACAATACTTTCAATAATCTTCAATGGATATTATTTTTaccatcaatttcatattttacgaTTCGTATTTAAaacatgatattttattaaaaaatacaattcatgatttttttttttacaatttttaactaAACATAGATTAATCCAACTCAAAAAGAGTGCGATGTCGTTTTACAAACCGTGTTTCAGGGCTTTTTAAGATTATCCCAAAAAGGGGCACGTGGCCTTGTTTTCTCCTTggtttggttttctttttttttttttttttttcttcattggGCCAATCTTTCCAAAGCTTTGCAAAATCTCATGGTTCGGCCTATACGGTACACACACGTTCCAACACGTCATTGTAGGGTTTGGGGTTGTACCCAATGAGGTATTGCCATGTCATTACGTGTAGAGCTTGACTTTGACTAGACGGTAGAAACACCCTTTCGTCTTTTTTGGCCTAGTTATTTGACCTTGTCTTTTGTTTGAAGTTGTCCAAATTAAGGGCACCATTGAAATAGTTGGAAAGTTTCTTTATTTCTCCACTAGAACTGGTTTTGTTTGTTTAGGCAAAGTGACTCTCCATATTGGCCCAAATATATAGTGTTCTCATACAATTGAAGGAGGGTAAGTTTCATCATTTTTATGGTACCACTCAACTTGTTCATCTTTTATTTGCAAGCTATCTAGTTAAAAGATAATGAGCGTAAAGATGAATTCCAAGTATAGAAAACCATCCACTTGATGTAGTATATATAGTGCTTTGTGCCGTATTGGACTTTGAGGGTTTTAATGGCTTTTTACTTTTTGAAAAGCAAGTACTTACTTGGCTAGTTTCTTATTtaaaaatagagagagagagagagagtacaATAGCACTACTTGTTAACAAGTCTAAGGACAAAAATGCTAAATTCCATGGAGAAATTAAGATGGTATTTGTTTTGGAAAGGTATTGTAGTGGATGATGACTTTTATTGTTGTTTATTTCATAATAAATTTGATCTAGTTCCTAGTGATTCAATGACTAGGAAAAGTTTAAATAGTATATCATCTTATATATTAGTAGTGTTTTTTTTAAGTAGATTAAAATTGTTGATTGAATAGATATTGGTTTGAAGGAGTGTTAGAGTTGCCGCTCTAAATTCTTTCTAATGCTTAAGTTAAATAAAGTTTTTAAAGAATATGTGAAAGGGTCTAACTTGAATAATCATTAGAAAATTCAAGACTTTACCTCATATTACATCCTATTCTTCTAATCCTCTTAGGTCTCAAGGTTTCTTGCGATTGATTcgcact contains:
- the LOC107920260 gene encoding protein RGF1 INDUCIBLE TRANSCRIPTION FACTOR 1 — translated: MGAGGPDEEDNRWPPWLKPLLREHFFVQCKLHADSHKSECNMYCLDCMNGALCSFCLAYHKDHRYIQIRRSSYHDVIRVSEIQKYLDISGIQTYVINSAKVVFINERPQPRPGKGVTNTCEVCDRSLVDSFRFCSLGCKIVGTSKNFQKKKRHLAMASDSEDSYSSSSSHGKLMNNNNKMRSFSPSTPPPTSVNSRTAKRRKGIPHRSPMGGLIIEY